cccggctagttttttgtattttttagtagagacggggtttcaccgtgttagccaggatggtcttgattctGGCTAGaccatcgtgatccgcccgtctcggctgacttcgtgatccgcccgtctcggcctcccaaagtgctgggattacaggcttgagccaccatgcccggcctgcatagtctacatttttaaaaagtactataaACACAAGTTGTTTTTACAACCAGAGAGGGGGAAACCCCAACTAGGATTATTCCTGAGAAAGCCAGCGGCAAACCGCAAGGACAACAGACTGCTCCAGAGTCTGGCCAGCAGGGCTGTCGGGACCCAATGGCTCCAGACCTCCTGGCTGATGGCTCTTCTCACAACTCTGTGAACAGCTGGGGCCTCCTTCCTGTCACCTCTCCCCACCTGCACGGACACAAACACTCAGGGCACTCATGTCCTGCTGCCCCCTTGGCCGGGCGCACGCCTCTCTCCGGAGCCCTCCTCCTCACTTCAGCACTCAGCCCGTCCTCCTGAGAGGTCTTTAAATGCGTCACTCCCCAGATCACCTGCAAAGCTCTAGCTCTCTCCAGGAATCGCCTCCTCCTGAACTTGTGTTCAATTCTAGGTGCTCACCTGAGTTCCTGCTCAGCAGCAGAGCATCAAACTCCAGGACGCCCTGTCACGAGGGGAAGCAGAGATGCTACCTAGCTCAGGGAAGAGGGGCCAGAGCACGTGGGCCTTCCAGAAAGGGTGGCGAGGAGAGCGAGAAGGAAGGGTTCTCCGTTAAATCTACCGCTTTTACCCACAACTGCCCAAGTAACCACTGCTTCTAGATCTAAACAACATGCAGAGATGTGAAAAATCCAGAGTTAAAAGATGgttgcaggctgggcacggtggctcacacctgtaatcccagcactttgggaggccgaggcaggcggatcacctgaggtcgggagttcaagaccggcctgaccaacatggtgaaaccccatctttactaaaatacaaaatacacgctggtggcacacacctgtaatcccagctactcgggaagccgaggcaggagaatcgcttcaacccacgaggcaaaggttgcagtgagccgagatttcgccactacactccagcctgggcaacacagtgagactcagacttgaagaagaagaagaaagaagatttgTACTTGTGGGAGACGAGAGCTTGAACTATCTCGAAAATTTACCATGTGGCTAGGGAGCGCTCAAAGAGGAGAGGCTGGGCCACGCGTGGGAGACCAAACCCCTTGCTTTCACCCTGTCACTGCCTGGTGCTCGTCAATTCCAAGAAATCCCTGGTAGGCACTCGGTGAGGGCTGGGGACCAGGTCATGGGATGCCGGTGATGTCTGCAGCCCCTGAAGCTGTACGCAACCCACATCACTCACCTGCTGAGAAGCGACTGCTGCAGGCTCTTGCAGGTGGCGAGGGACTCCCCGGTGAACAGGTGGCACATGACGACGTGTAGGCAGCGAGCCATGAAGGCCAGCACGGCATCAGGCTGGAGGGTGCCGCTGCGGGAGACCAGGCACAGGCGCTGCAGCGAGGGGCACTGGCTCAGCGCCTGGAAGAACTGGGCATTGGCGCTGAAGTAGGGCTGCTCCAGCCTGCGGGGAGAGAGGGCAGCTGTGAGGCCCGAGGGAGGGGCTGGCAGGCCAGGCCAGCTGGGCACCTGGAGATGCTGCCAGTGGAAGCTTCCTGGCCTGGGGCCCAGCCTGGCTGTTCCCACGCCCCCCGCCCCCATACCACTATCCCCTGGAGTACTGGGTGCCGACGCAGACCCCCAGGGTCCCCCTTGGAGATCTGATTTGGAGGTGACCCAGTGGGCCTGATGCAAGCAGCTAGCCAGTGTCTACAGAGCCCAGCTTTGAGTCACCAGCCAAGGTCATCGGCATCTGTGTCCGCAGCCTGCCTGGTGCACCCCACTGACTCCCAGGCACCCCATCTTCCTCCAACGCTGGCGTGCTGGGTAGCAGATGCAAAGAGGACCCCGCATGTGGCCCCTGCCCTTGGGAAGCTCAACTGGACGGGGAGGCAGATGGGGACTGAACACTATGAGAGAGGGCGGTAATCCAggaggcggggggcggggggtgggagAGGGCGGGAGATCTGGGAGGTGGGGGGGCGGTGGACAGGAACCTCAGCCAGGTGGGGGCCACTCCAGCTACGACAGATGGGAGGACAGTGCTGGGCGGCTGCAGGGCCAAAGCAGGAGGCCGAGGGGAGGTTGGCAGCCAGGGCAGGGCCGGGTcacagggcagggaggaggcccCACAAGTCCACACCAAGGCTACAGTGACAGAGACCAAGATGGGAGAACCCAGGGGGAATGGGAGGACTTGGGAAAGGGAAGTAGGGGACGACATTCTAGATCCTTCCTGGGGAGTCCGTCCATGCAGACGGAAAGCAGGACAGGCCACGTCTCGAGGAGCAGTGGCAGATGTGGGGATACGGCGCTGCCGAGGACAGGTCCAGGGGCCCTTGGAGAACCAGGCTGTGGGACTGGGCAAGACCTGGACTGTGGCAGGCCGTGGGGTGCAGTGAGCCCCTGAGATAAGAATCAAGAGGGAGCAGAGAGGCTGGAAGGGAACTTGCGTGATTTCAGGGGCTGCCAGGAGC
This Piliocolobus tephrosceles isolate RC106 unplaced genomic scaffold, ASM277652v3 unscaffolded_23251, whole genome shotgun sequence DNA region includes the following protein-coding sequences:
- the LOC111530609 gene encoding uncharacterized protein LOC111530609 isoform X1 yields the protein MGAGGVGTARLGPRPGSFHWQHLQVPSWPGLPAPPSGLTAALSPRRLEQPYFSANAQFFQALSQCPSLQRLCLVSRSGTLQPDAVLAFMARCLHVVMCHLFTGESLATCKSLQQSLLSRHKLSLALSSQVAPEGAGYTQVPGRALDHLCLLRGV
- the LOC111530609 gene encoding F-box/LRR-repeat protein 18-like isoform X2; protein product: MAAAVGRGDLWAHVTSARLEQPYFSANAQFFQALSQCPSLQRLCLVSRSGTLQPDAVLAFMARCLHVVMCHLFTGESLATCKSLQQSLLSRHKLSLALSSQVAPEGAGYTQVPGRALDHLCLLRGV